A genomic region of Anopheles coustani chromosome 3, idAnoCousDA_361_x.2, whole genome shotgun sequence contains the following coding sequences:
- the LOC131261022 gene encoding acetyl-CoA acetyltransferase, translated as MSTTGEVFIVSAARTPIGNFLGTLASLSAAELGAVVVKEVLLRASVDPADVNEVILGQALTAGQGQNPARQASLKAGVPKEVPAFNINMLCGSGLKTVALGYQSIRLGDASIVVAGGQESMSKSPHVLHLRAGTKMGEAKMLDTLLHDGLTDAFYDLHMGVTAENLAKEYAISREAQDAFAAKSQQLAKESQEKGYFKDEIVTVPVPGHKETVQFSVDEYTKPGTTAESLSKLRPCFIKDGTVTPGNASGINDSAAAVLLMSGEEVQKRGAKPLAKVVAYAQTGLCPKTMGAGPISAVQVVLQKAGWKLEEVDLFELNEAFAAQAIAVNKGLGVDPAKVNVGGGAIALGHPIGASGCRVLVTLLYALKRTGGKRGVASLCVGGGMGVAMAVEMV; from the exons ATGTCAACAACCGGAGAAGTTTTCATCGTATCGGCCGCCAGAACCCCGATCG GCAACTTCCTGGGGACACTCGCGTCCCTAAGCGCCGCCGAGTTGGGTGCCGTTGTGGTAAAGGAAGTGCTGCTGCGCGCTTCGGTTGATCCGGCCGACGTGAATGAGGTCATTCTTGGGCAGGCTTTGACGGCCGGCCAAGGGCAGAATCCCGCCCGACAGGCCTCGTTAAAAGCCGGCGTCCCGAAGGAGGTTCCAGCGTTCAACATCAATATGCTGTGCGGATCGGGCCTCAAAACGGTCGCGCTCGGTTACCAGTCGATCCGCCTCGGTGACGCGAGCATCGTTGTGGCCGGCGGACAGGAGTCGATGTCAAAATCGCCGCACGTGCTGCACCTTCGCGCCGGCACCAAGATGGGCGAGGCGAAGATGCTCGACACGTTGCTGCACGACGGTCTGACGGACGCGTTCTACGATCTGCACATGGGCGTCACGGCAGAAAATCTAGCCAAAGAGTATGCCATCAGCCGTGAGGCACAGGACGCTTTCGCCGCCAAGAGTCAGCAGCTGGCCAAAGAGTCCCAGGAGAAGGGCTACTTTAAGGACGAAATTGTGACCGTACCGGTACCGGGGCATAAGGAAACGGTCCAGTTCTCGGTTGACGAGTACACAAAACCGGGCACTACGGCAGAATCTCTCAGCAAGCTTCGTCCGTGCTTCATTAAAGACGGCACGGTTACACCGGGCAATGCGTCCGGTATTAACGACTCTGCGGCCGCCGTGTTGCTCATGTCCGGCGAGGAGGTGCAGAAACGTGGTGCTAAGCCGCTGGCGAAGGTTGTTGCTTATGCGCAGACCGGATTATGCCCCAAGACGATGGGCGCCGGTCCGATCTCGGCGGTTCAAGTCGTG CTCCAAAAAGCTGGATGGAAGCTGGAAGAGGTCGATCTTTTTGAACTAAACGAAGCGTTCGCCGCTCAGGCAATCGCCGTGAACAAAGGCCTTGGAGTCGATCCGGCGAAAGTTAACGTCGGTGGAGGAGCGATCGCACTGGGCCACCCGATCGGAGCTTCCG GATGCCGCGTTCTGGTGACTCTCCTATACGCCCTCAAGCGTACAGGAGGCAAACGGGGTGTTGCATCCCTGTGTGTTGGCGGTGGAATGGGTGTGGCTATGGCGGTTGAAATGGTGTGA
- the LOC131262353 gene encoding 5'-nucleotidase domain-containing protein 1: MKVSARYLGRCGSGLLVGSSRREAHGSLSSSPGGWYQRVSTQATNISQPSQSHGGASRSVRLRERCQVNCQKNTGASPSFHRGTLWHQCWTTIASRRFYSRYSANRIMTGADTFSFADYDCVGFDLDNTLLRYQIGQMIELEYSTVSRFLVEQRGYSGRHLLQPLDKDFLQRGLIIDFQRGNILKLDPDGVIQQATHGTKRMADEEIRAYYGDEKRWEVTNEYCENMLVAWNGPLAEQIRTVLDYFDISATLLFGRVIDTLDEDAHERIGRYNVWPDILDGLVYMYSREHFGANIGGYFEALKANPERYLQKASPELIQWMRELKKHKTTFLVTGSHIDFANFTASYAYGPDWPELFDVVVGFAKKPGFFTAAKPFVRLEQHTETEPLTAGQLERYGVYSQGNWRDLTVLLGKICHKAEPRFLYVGDNLIQDMYTPSKYTTADTVAIVEEMAAEGMRDCDAGHPDAPYIVSKFWGSYFTTRSGPGVEDASLWAALIKQHAKICIPSMDEVAKYPLDHCYNCFTENVTCNGYYPAEPLKLINN, translated from the coding sequence ATGAAGGTCTCGGCAAGGTATCTGGGACGCTGTGGCAGTGGTCTGCTCGTGGGCAGTAGTCGGCGTGAGGCGCACGGAAGTTTATCAAGCAGTCCCGGGGGGTGGTATCAGCGCGTGTCTACGCAAGCAACCAACATCAGCCAACCGTCGCAATCCCACGGTGGCGCCAGTAGAAGTGTTCGTTTGCGCGAGCGCTGTCAAGTgaactgtcaaaaaaataCTGGCGCCTCGCCGTCATTTCACAGAGGCACGCTGTGGCACCAGTGTTGGACAACAATCGCGTCGAGACGGTTCTATTCGCGCTACTCAGCCAATCGCATCATGACCGGCGCGGACACTTTCAGCTTTGCGGACTACGACTGCGTCGGGTTCGATCTGGACAACACACTGCTGCGCTACCAGATTGGCCAGATGATCGAGCTGGAGTACAGTACCGTTTCGCGGTTTCTAGTCGAGCAGCGTGGCTACTCCGGTCGGCACCTGTTGCAACCCCTCGACAAGGACTTTCTGCAGCGTGGTCTGATCATTGATTTTCAGCGCGGCAACATCCTGAAGCTCGATCCAGATGGTGTGATTCAGCAGGCGACGCATGGTACGAAGCGCATGGCGGATGAAGAAATTCGCGCCTACTACGGTGACGAAAAGCGCTGGGAAGTGACGAACGAGTATTGTGAAAATATGCTGGTCGCCTGGAACGGACCACTGGCGGAGCAGATACGGACGGTTCTGGACTATTTCGATATTTCCGCGACGCTACTGTTCGGTCGCGTCATCGATACGCTCGACGAGGATGCGCACGAACGGATCGGCCGGTACAACGTGTGGCCCGACATCCTGGACGGGCTGGTGTATATGTACTCGCGCGAACATTTCGGTGCTAACATCGGTGGCTACTTCGAGGCGCTGAAGGCCAACCCGGAGCGGTATCTGCAGAAGGCTTCCCCGGAGCTGATCCAATGGATGCGGGAGCTgaagaaacacaaaaccacCTTCCTGGTGACGGGTTCACATATTGACTTTGCCAACTTTACCGCCTCGTACGCGTACGGGCCCGATTGGCCCGAGCTGTTCGATGTGGTGGTCGGGTTCGCCAAGAAACCCGGTTTCTTTACCGCTGCTAAACCGTTCGTACGGCTCGAGCAGCACACCGAAACGGAACCACTGACAGCCGGTCAGCTCGAGCGATACGGTGTGTACTCGCAGGGCAATTGGCGCGATCTGACTGTACTGCTGGGCAAGATTTGTCACAAGGCGGAACCTCGTTTCCTGTACGTCGGGGACAACCTCATCCAGGATATGTACACGCCGTCGAAGTACACCACGGCTGACACGGTGGCGATCGTAGAGGAGATGGCCGCGGAGGGTATGCGCGACTGTGATGCGGGACATCCTGATGCGCCGTACATTGTGTCAAAGTTCTGGGGCTCGTACTTTACCACGCGCTCCGGGCCGGGTGTGGAAGATGCGTCGCTGTGGGCGGCTCTTATCAAGCAGCATGCCAAAATCTGCATACCATCGATGGACGAGGTGGCCAAGTACCCGCTGGACCATTGTTACAATTGTTTCACCGAAAACGTTACCTGTAACGGGTACTATCCGGCCGAACCACTCAAGCTGATCAACAATTAA
- the LOC131261030 gene encoding U7 snRNA-associated Sm-like protein LSm10: MSLVTMNRKCDRKERFFSLNHLTGLVQCLINQNVLIDLQNETSVAGTITNVDGYMNVSMKTVVYIDQLGQQFPMDNFMILPKYIRYVHIPKEPNIDLNLANKIRLKKSLQAFAAGNQLVQYADSAIL, translated from the exons ATGTCTTTAGTTACAATGAATCGTAAATGTGATAGGAAAGAAAGATTCTTTTCATTAAACCATCTGACGGGTTTGGTACAATGTCTCATCAATCAAAATGTACTGATCGATCTACAGAATGAAACATCCGTAGCCGGAACCATAACGAACGTCGATGG TTACATGAACGTTTCAATGAAGACAGTTGTGTACATTGACCAGCTGGGGCAGCAGTTTCCGATGGATAATTTCATGATCCTCCCAAAGTACATACGATACGTGCACATTCCAAAAGAG CCAAATATTGACCTAAATcttgcaaacaaaataaggCTCAAAAAAAGTTTACAAGCATTTGCCGCGGGAAATCAGTTGGTGCAATACGCCGACTCCGCCATATTATGA
- the LOC131262362 gene encoding uncharacterized protein LOC131262362, whose protein sequence is MEPNNDSGFLEELEIWLNLAKDEPELMENNEPDGVVENENAARKMLDIVMLQEEIPKAFAKRYVQLDICESFMHKLLADQLETSFESTKIGYALHELELIVEKVCMANLAACDALKQALESELETVKLGE, encoded by the exons ATGGAACCCAACAACGATAGCGGCTTTCTAGAGGAGTTGGAAATTTGGCTGAATCTGGCAAAGGACGAGCCAGAGTTAATGGAAAACAACGAACCGGATGGTGTTGTAGAGAACGAAAATGCGGCGAGAAAAATGTTGGACATTGTTATGCTGCAGGAAGAAATACCTAAAGCATTTGCGAAAAGATATGTTCAGTTGGACATCTGCGAAA GCTTCATGCACAAACTGCTTGCCGATCAGTTAGAAACGAGCTTCGAGAGCACCAAAATCGGTTACGCATTGCACGAGCTGGAACTCATCGTTGAAAAGGTCTGCATGGCAAACTTAGCTGCGTGCGATGCGTTAAAGCAAGCACTTGAATCGGAATTGGAAACAGTCAAACTCGGGGAGTGA
- the LOC131260596 gene encoding Golgi apparatus protein 1 isoform X1 yields the protein MNAATTFRLLLVTLLVLIVPSRSAEISASTTKLIDEEACSQLKSLCPKITPAAEDLKALECVQSLLPEQIDTLGPECQHLIWLHTSALMDDGNLRRMIQKGCPKDFQQFPCSASEEPGQYLTCIINHRSVAKGNGCIGYIQRLEWVAFSDYRFIKQFLTHCTRDIEALGCGRVAASNGHDKVSQGETIGCLQNSLDSLNQECKREVLHLSEVQSEDFKLDRQLYVACTNDAFRFCQSNGPGGPPTLLKCLMKHRNDPEMSKNCQQQLLRRDKLVVHDYKVSRGLTRACKEDIKTYRCRRGVSDDKDVRLAQILLCLEAVQKNSTKLMPECVAEINDHRKMLLTDYKLSPEILTGCENDIEKFCSNLDAGGKTIHCLMEHARLKKKKERRVTDTCLRALETLVKVTDVGEDWRVDPVLRKACKPVVDVACSEADGGDARVMSCLMEKLGTNYMNVECESALLQIQYFVARDFKLDPQLYRNCKDDAIRFCKAKKTWADLDTAQMDPERGPLILPCLHRYAYPEKEELRLNPECLQEVKRVMRQRAKSVDLIPEVEDQCLDDLAYFCFDKTGKGEEMQCLQDNLEKLQENCKTAVAQYTEEEAAHVELNPIIMSVCGAAMEKHCANILKTGRDEGDMMECLIGAKNDPDMREDVKCRAAIEHFQIISLKSFHFTYKFKEACRLHVARFCSKCTTKYEVVTCLSEVMRNDTIKEAKHSIPKECRQQVRAQLYQQRENIDFDPKLKAACREDIARHCPQIPHGSGQVLECLQTHNGDLTEDCRHQLFSVKKSELTDSATDYTLLNTCKEMITQYCHDAEPSRMLHCLKLHKDESLFDDRCHLVVVNRMIEQNLDYRFNPTLQMACSKNIAEYCTPIIRSAKQNEELNGKVIDCLKIRFREGKLLPECEKQMTEVLHERALNYKLNPLLQSVCRDEIQVLCSASTDTDTNEDHGAVEECLKQAFLEKKLINRACKVEVAELIQEGKADIYADPLLQRACSVDLLKYCSHIQSGNGRLLKCLEEILHGESKALEDDCKNKLLSRMEMFRNAAAFVPPAENFHQLYDQVVASPAKHYLLLVLFSFIGIIFIIGLLCGRVTNRTMALKNK from the exons ATGAACGCAGCTACCACCTTTAGATTGCTGCTAGTGACGTTGTTGGTGCTAATTGTTCCGTCTCGATCGGCCGAAATCAGTGCATCGACAACGAAACTAATCGACGAGGAAGCTTGTTCGCAGCTGAAGTCACTCTGTCCGAAGATCACCCCCGCTGCAGAGGACTTGAAGGCGCTGGAATGTGTACAGTCGTTGCTTCCGGAGCAGATCGACACCCTCGGCCCGGAGTGTCAGCATCTGATTTGGTTGCACACGTCCGCACTGATGGACGACGGCAACCTGAGACGCATGATACAGAAGGGTTGCCCGAAGGATTTTCAACAGTTTCCATGCTCGGCCAGCGAAGAACCGGGCCAGTATCTTACGTGCATAATCAACCACCGGAGTGTTGCTAAGGGCAACGGATGCATTGGCTACATTCAACGGCTGGAATGGGTGGCCTTCTCTGATTATCGCTTTATCAAGCAATTTCTCACACACTGTACTCGCGATATAGAAGCCCTCGGGTGTGGGCGCGTTGCCGCTAGTAACGGTCACGACAAGGTATCACAGGGCGAAACCATAGGCTGCCTGCAAAACTCCCTGGATAGTCTTAATCAGGAGTGCAAACGGGAGGTACTTCACCTATCCGAGGTCCAGTCGGAAGACTTTAAACTCGATCGCCAGCTGTACGTCGCGTGCACGAACGATGCCTTCCGTTTCTGCCAGTCGAACGGGCCCGGTGGCCCACCGACGCTGCTAAAGTGCCTCATGAAGCACCGCAACGACCCGGAAATGTCGAAAAACTGCCAGCAACAGCTGCTCCGGCGGGACAAGCTGGTGGTGCACGATTACAAAGTTTCCCGCGGGCTGACGAGGGCTTGCAAGGAGGACATTAAGACGTACCGTTGCCGGCGCGGCGTGTCCGACGACAAGGACGTACGCTTAGCGCAGATCCTGCTCTGTCTGGAGGCGGTCCAGAAGAACAGCACCAAGCTGATGCCGGAGTGCGTGGCGGAGATAAACGACCACCGCAAAATGTTACTGACGGACTACAAACTGTCACCGGAAATACTGACCGGATGTGAGAATGACATCGAGAAGTTTTGCAGCAACCTGGACGCCGGGGGAAAAACGATACACTGTTTGATGGAGCACGCCCggctgaagaagaaaaaggaacgtCGTGTGACGGACACCTGTTTGCGGGCGCTAGAAACGCTGGTCAAGGTGACGGACGTTGGCGAGGACTGGCGTGTCGATCCCGTGCTGCGCAAAGCCTGCAAGCCCGTGGTGGACGTGGCCTGCTCCGAAGCGGATGGGGGTGATGCGAGGGTGATGTCTTGCTTGATGGAGAAACTCGGTACCAACTACATGAACGTGGAGTGTGAATCGGCACTGCTACAGATCCAGTACTTTGTGGCAAGAGATTTCAAGCTGGATCCACAGCTTTACCG AAACTGCAAAGATGACGCCATACGATTCTGCAAGGCAAAGAAAACTTGGGCCGACCTGGACACGGCCCAAATGGACCCCGAGCGCGGCCCGCTCATACTGCCCTGCCTGCATCGGTACGCTTATCCCGAGAAGGAGGAACTGCGCCTTAACCCCGAATGTCTGCAGGAGGTGAAGCGCGTCATGCGGCAGCGTGCCAAATCGGTCGATCTCATTCCGGAGGTGGAAGACCAGTGCCTGGACGATCTGGCCTACTTTTGCTTCGACAAGACGGGCAAAGGAGAGGAGATGCAATGCCTGCAGGACAATCTGGAGAAGCTGCAGGAGAACTGCAAGACGGCCGTTGCCCAGTACACCGAGGAGGAGGCGGCCCACGTTGAGCTGAACCCGATCATAATGTCCGTATGCGGTGCGGCAATGGAGAAACACTGTGCGAACATTCTCAAAACCGGTCGCGACGAGGGCGACATGATGGAGTGCTTGATTGGCGCGAAAAACGACCCGGACATGCGCGAAGACGTCAAGTGTAGGGCGGCGATCGAACACTTTCAGATTATCTCGCTGAAAAGCTTCCACTTTACGTACAAGTTCAAGGAAGCGTGCCGGTTGCATGTGGCGCGATTCTGCAGCAAGTGCACGACCAAGTACGAGGTGGTCACCTGTCTGAGCGAGGTGATGCGCAACGACACGATCAAGGAAGCGAAGCATTCGATCCCGAAAGAGTGCCGCCAGCAGGTTCGTGCCCAGCTTTACCAGCAACGGGAGAACATCGACTTCGATCCGAAGCTGAAGGCGGCCTGCCGAGAGGACATTGCGCGACATTGTCCGCAGATACCGCACGGATCCGGGCag GTATTGGAATGCTTGCAAACACACAACGGCGATCTAACGGAGGACTGCCGCCACCAGCTTTTTTCGGTCAAAAAGTCCGAACTGACGGACAGCGCCACGGACTACACCTTATTGAACACGTGCAAAGAAATGATAACTCAGTACTGCCACGATGCGGAACCGTCCCGGATGCTGCACTGCCTGAAGCTGCACAAAGACGAATCACTGTTCGACGACCGATGCCATCTGGTGGTGGTGAACCGGATGATCGAACAGAATTTGGACTATCGCTTCAATCCGACGTTGCAGATGGCCTGCTCGAAAAACATCGCCGAATACTGCACGCCCATCATTCGCAGCGCTAAGCAAAACGAGGAGCTGAACGGGAAGGTAATCGATTGTCTTAAGATTCGTTTCCGCGAGGGTAAGCTCCTACCGGAGTGCGAAAAGCAGATGACGGAGGTGTTGCACGAACGGGCGCTCAACTATAAGCTGAACCCGCTGCTGCAGAGCGTGTGCCGCGACGAGATCCAAGTGCTGTGCAGCGCGTCCACCGACACGGATACGAACGAGGACCATGGGGCGGTCGAGGAGTGCCTCAAGCAGGCGTTCCTCGAGAAGAAGCTTATCAATCGGGCCTGCAAGGTGGAGGTGGCCGAGTTGATACAGGAAGGCAAGGCGGACATCTACGCGGATCCGTTGCTACAACGGGCCTGCTCGGTGGATTTGCTAAAGTACTGTTCCCACATTCAGAGCGGCAACGGGCGAC TATTGAAATGTCTGGAAGAAATTTTGCACGGTGAAAGTAAGGCACTGGAGGAcgattgcaaaaataaattgctCTCTcgcatggaaatgttccggAACGCAGCTGCC TTCGTTCCACCGGCCGAGAACTTTCATCAGTTGTACGATCAGGTCGTAGCGTCGCCTGCTAAGCACTACCTTCTTCTAGTTCTGTTCAGCTTCATCGGGATTATCTTCATCATCGGACTGCTCTGTGGTCGCGTTACAAATCGCACGATGGCGTTGAAAAATAAGTAG
- the LOC131260596 gene encoding Golgi apparatus protein 1 isoform X2, protein MNAATTFRLLLVTLLVLIVPSRSAEISASTTKLIDEEACSQLKSLCPKITPAAEDLKALECVQSLLPEQIDTLGPECQHLIWLHTSALMDDGNLRRMIQKGCPKDFQQFPCSASEEPGQYLTCIINHRSVAKGNGCIGYIQRLEWVAFSDYRFIKQFLTHCTRDIEALGCGRVAASNGHDKVSQGETIGCLQNSLDSLNQECKREVLHLSEVQSEDFKLDRQLYVACTNDAFRFCQSNGPGGPPTLLKCLMKHRNDPEMSKNCQQQLLRRDKLVVHDYKVSRGLTRACKEDIKTYRCRRGVSDDKDVRLAQILLCLEAVQKNSTKLMPECVAEINDHRKMLLTDYKLSPEILTGCENDIEKFCSNLDAGGKTIHCLMEHARLKKKKERRVTDTCLRALETLVKVTDVGEDWRVDPVLRKACKPVVDVACSEADGGDARVMSCLMEKLGTNYMNVECESALLQIQYFVARDFKLDPQLYRNCKDDAIRFCKAKKTWADLDTAQMDPERGPLILPCLHRYAYPEKEELRLNPECLQEVKRVMRQRAKSVDLIPEVEDQCLDDLAYFCFDKTGKGEEMQCLQDNLEKLQENCKTAVAQYTEEEAAHVELNPIIMSVCGAAMEKHCANILKTGRDEGDMMECLIGAKNDPDMREDVKCRAAIEHFQIISLKSFHFTYKFKEACRLHVARFCSKCTTKYEVVTCLSEVMRNDTIKEAKHSIPKECRQQVRAQLYQQRENIDFDPKLKAACREDIARHCPQIPHGSGQVNKNNVLECLQTHNGDLTEDCRHQLFSVKKSELTDSATDYTLLNTCKEMITQYCHDAEPSRMLHCLKLHKDESLFDDRCHLVVVNRMIEQNLDYRFNPTLQMACSKNIAEYCTPIIRSAKQNEELNGKVIDCLKIRFREGKLLPECEKQMTEVLHERALNYKLNPLLQSVCRDEIQVLCSASTDTDTNEDHGAVEECLKQAFLEKKLINRACKVEVAELIQEGKADIYADPLLQRACSVDLLKYCSHIQSGNGRLLKCLEEILHGESKALEDDCKNKLLSRMEMFRNAAAFVPPAENFHQLYDQVVASPAKHYLLLVLFSFIGIIFIIGLLCGRVTNRTMALKNK, encoded by the exons ATGAACGCAGCTACCACCTTTAGATTGCTGCTAGTGACGTTGTTGGTGCTAATTGTTCCGTCTCGATCGGCCGAAATCAGTGCATCGACAACGAAACTAATCGACGAGGAAGCTTGTTCGCAGCTGAAGTCACTCTGTCCGAAGATCACCCCCGCTGCAGAGGACTTGAAGGCGCTGGAATGTGTACAGTCGTTGCTTCCGGAGCAGATCGACACCCTCGGCCCGGAGTGTCAGCATCTGATTTGGTTGCACACGTCCGCACTGATGGACGACGGCAACCTGAGACGCATGATACAGAAGGGTTGCCCGAAGGATTTTCAACAGTTTCCATGCTCGGCCAGCGAAGAACCGGGCCAGTATCTTACGTGCATAATCAACCACCGGAGTGTTGCTAAGGGCAACGGATGCATTGGCTACATTCAACGGCTGGAATGGGTGGCCTTCTCTGATTATCGCTTTATCAAGCAATTTCTCACACACTGTACTCGCGATATAGAAGCCCTCGGGTGTGGGCGCGTTGCCGCTAGTAACGGTCACGACAAGGTATCACAGGGCGAAACCATAGGCTGCCTGCAAAACTCCCTGGATAGTCTTAATCAGGAGTGCAAACGGGAGGTACTTCACCTATCCGAGGTCCAGTCGGAAGACTTTAAACTCGATCGCCAGCTGTACGTCGCGTGCACGAACGATGCCTTCCGTTTCTGCCAGTCGAACGGGCCCGGTGGCCCACCGACGCTGCTAAAGTGCCTCATGAAGCACCGCAACGACCCGGAAATGTCGAAAAACTGCCAGCAACAGCTGCTCCGGCGGGACAAGCTGGTGGTGCACGATTACAAAGTTTCCCGCGGGCTGACGAGGGCTTGCAAGGAGGACATTAAGACGTACCGTTGCCGGCGCGGCGTGTCCGACGACAAGGACGTACGCTTAGCGCAGATCCTGCTCTGTCTGGAGGCGGTCCAGAAGAACAGCACCAAGCTGATGCCGGAGTGCGTGGCGGAGATAAACGACCACCGCAAAATGTTACTGACGGACTACAAACTGTCACCGGAAATACTGACCGGATGTGAGAATGACATCGAGAAGTTTTGCAGCAACCTGGACGCCGGGGGAAAAACGATACACTGTTTGATGGAGCACGCCCggctgaagaagaaaaaggaacgtCGTGTGACGGACACCTGTTTGCGGGCGCTAGAAACGCTGGTCAAGGTGACGGACGTTGGCGAGGACTGGCGTGTCGATCCCGTGCTGCGCAAAGCCTGCAAGCCCGTGGTGGACGTGGCCTGCTCCGAAGCGGATGGGGGTGATGCGAGGGTGATGTCTTGCTTGATGGAGAAACTCGGTACCAACTACATGAACGTGGAGTGTGAATCGGCACTGCTACAGATCCAGTACTTTGTGGCAAGAGATTTCAAGCTGGATCCACAGCTTTACCG AAACTGCAAAGATGACGCCATACGATTCTGCAAGGCAAAGAAAACTTGGGCCGACCTGGACACGGCCCAAATGGACCCCGAGCGCGGCCCGCTCATACTGCCCTGCCTGCATCGGTACGCTTATCCCGAGAAGGAGGAACTGCGCCTTAACCCCGAATGTCTGCAGGAGGTGAAGCGCGTCATGCGGCAGCGTGCCAAATCGGTCGATCTCATTCCGGAGGTGGAAGACCAGTGCCTGGACGATCTGGCCTACTTTTGCTTCGACAAGACGGGCAAAGGAGAGGAGATGCAATGCCTGCAGGACAATCTGGAGAAGCTGCAGGAGAACTGCAAGACGGCCGTTGCCCAGTACACCGAGGAGGAGGCGGCCCACGTTGAGCTGAACCCGATCATAATGTCCGTATGCGGTGCGGCAATGGAGAAACACTGTGCGAACATTCTCAAAACCGGTCGCGACGAGGGCGACATGATGGAGTGCTTGATTGGCGCGAAAAACGACCCGGACATGCGCGAAGACGTCAAGTGTAGGGCGGCGATCGAACACTTTCAGATTATCTCGCTGAAAAGCTTCCACTTTACGTACAAGTTCAAGGAAGCGTGCCGGTTGCATGTGGCGCGATTCTGCAGCAAGTGCACGACCAAGTACGAGGTGGTCACCTGTCTGAGCGAGGTGATGCGCAACGACACGATCAAGGAAGCGAAGCATTCGATCCCGAAAGAGTGCCGCCAGCAGGTTCGTGCCCAGCTTTACCAGCAACGGGAGAACATCGACTTCGATCCGAAGCTGAAGGCGGCCTGCCGAGAGGACATTGCGCGACATTGTCCGCAGATACCGCACGGATCCGGGCaggtgaataaaaacaat GTATTGGAATGCTTGCAAACACACAACGGCGATCTAACGGAGGACTGCCGCCACCAGCTTTTTTCGGTCAAAAAGTCCGAACTGACGGACAGCGCCACGGACTACACCTTATTGAACACGTGCAAAGAAATGATAACTCAGTACTGCCACGATGCGGAACCGTCCCGGATGCTGCACTGCCTGAAGCTGCACAAAGACGAATCACTGTTCGACGACCGATGCCATCTGGTGGTGGTGAACCGGATGATCGAACAGAATTTGGACTATCGCTTCAATCCGACGTTGCAGATGGCCTGCTCGAAAAACATCGCCGAATACTGCACGCCCATCATTCGCAGCGCTAAGCAAAACGAGGAGCTGAACGGGAAGGTAATCGATTGTCTTAAGATTCGTTTCCGCGAGGGTAAGCTCCTACCGGAGTGCGAAAAGCAGATGACGGAGGTGTTGCACGAACGGGCGCTCAACTATAAGCTGAACCCGCTGCTGCAGAGCGTGTGCCGCGACGAGATCCAAGTGCTGTGCAGCGCGTCCACCGACACGGATACGAACGAGGACCATGGGGCGGTCGAGGAGTGCCTCAAGCAGGCGTTCCTCGAGAAGAAGCTTATCAATCGGGCCTGCAAGGTGGAGGTGGCCGAGTTGATACAGGAAGGCAAGGCGGACATCTACGCGGATCCGTTGCTACAACGGGCCTGCTCGGTGGATTTGCTAAAGTACTGTTCCCACATTCAGAGCGGCAACGGGCGAC TATTGAAATGTCTGGAAGAAATTTTGCACGGTGAAAGTAAGGCACTGGAGGAcgattgcaaaaataaattgctCTCTcgcatggaaatgttccggAACGCAGCTGCC TTCGTTCCACCGGCCGAGAACTTTCATCAGTTGTACGATCAGGTCGTAGCGTCGCCTGCTAAGCACTACCTTCTTCTAGTTCTGTTCAGCTTCATCGGGATTATCTTCATCATCGGACTGCTCTGTGGTCGCGTTACAAATCGCACGATGGCGTTGAAAAATAAGTAG
- the LOC131260598 gene encoding flavin reductase (NADPH), which translates to MQKIVFFGGTGMTGQCAVRYALQKGLTVRLLVRNESTVPDDFKEKVELIKGDVTNKDDVKKAVEGQELVCVVLGTRNDLKPTTAMSDGMSNIIAAMKEASLKKFSVCLSSFLFMDPEKVPGMFVNINGEHKRMLEMVKSCALEYRAVLPPHIADEPQAKFDTAYDKPPGHSRSISKLDLGQFLVDCLFEETHSEKVIGICTVK; encoded by the exons ATGCAAAAAATCGTCTTCTTCGGTGGAACCGGCATGACCGGCCAGTGTGCAGTACGATATGCACTCCAGAAAG GCCTGACTGTGCGGTTACTGGTGCGCAACGAATCGACCGTTCCGGATGACTTTAAGGAAAAGGTCGAACTCATCAAAGGTGATGTAACGAACAAAGACGATGTGAAGAAAGCGGTCGAGGGCCAGGAGTTGGTTTGCGTGGTGCTCGGAACACGCAATGACCTAAAGCCGACGACGGCGATGTCCGATGGCATGTCGAACATTATCGCGGCGATGAAGGAAGCTTCATTAAAGAAGTTTTCAGTGTGTCTGTCCTCTTTCCTGTTTATGGACCCGGAAAAGGTTCCTGGAATGTTTGTGAACATCAATGGAGAGCATAAGCGTATGCTGGAAATGGTCAAATCCTGTGCGCTCGAGTACCGGGCGGTGCTGCCTCCACATATTGCAG ACGAACCGCAGGCTAAATTTGATACCGCTTATGATAAGCCACCCGGCCACTCGAGGTCTATTTCGAAACTCGATCTCGGACAGTTCCTCGTTGATTGTCTCTTCGAAGAGACCCATTCTGAAAAGGTCATCGGCATTTGCACTGTTAAGTAA